Proteins from one Telopea speciosissima isolate NSW1024214 ecotype Mountain lineage unplaced genomic scaffold, Tspe_v1 Tspe_v1.0377, whole genome shotgun sequence genomic window:
- the LOC122648035 gene encoding uncharacterized protein LOC122648035, producing MAYAGKGDINSILGMELFAILKGVTFCIQRNLLRVSIRSDSKLAVDILNGAVDCPWSMQILRDHIATLLQQLQRKEIKHVWRELNQPADFIAAMDTGDGEAIFYPLDFPQDLVELVKNDSD from the coding sequence ATGGCGTATGCGGGGAAGGGAGATATTAATTCTATTCTAGGCATGGAGctttttgcaattttaaaggGGGTCACTTTTTGTATTCAAAGGAACCTACTTCGGGTTTCCATCAGATCCGATTCCAAATTGGCAGTAGATATTCTTAATGGGGCTGTGGACTGCCCTTGGAGCATGCAAATATTGAGGGACCATATAGCTACGCTACTACAGCAATTACAGCGTAAGGAGATcaaacatgtttggagagagctCAACCAGCCAGCAGACTTTATTGCAGCCATGGATACGGGGGATGGGGAAGCAATTTTTTATCCACTTGATTTCCCACAGGACCTGGTGGAGTTGGTTAAAAATGATTCAGATG